One genomic window of Ornithorhynchus anatinus isolate Pmale09 chromosome 10, mOrnAna1.pri.v4, whole genome shotgun sequence includes the following:
- the LOC100082073 gene encoding transmembrane protein 198, producing the protein MDQVLSPLVVTSDPRVFNQQLPEPPGPRCELAPWGGPELVPALVCALCCFFSVVYCCFGYRCFKAVMFLSGLFAGSLVIFLLCYRERVLETQLSLEVSAGIALGIGLLCGLVTVLVRSVGLFLTGLLLGLALGAGALLATEPWYRPPSAWVPAGLLVGLALLGALMTLRWPRPFTILGTALLGAAGLVACADYLVEGLALGGRLGQRLRAVPGLPPLCWYSWALLGAWPALGTLGAVAQWRLTAEGRGRPDAPLSRRRERLRLLQLRQREAKRRQSHGPGSEGGYRRPPPPRARSPADGLAPSYLRSLRDRPRAPRSAPHTVLDLDYDSGSTTPLTAPPAGRP; encoded by the exons atggATCAGGTCCTCTCCCCCCTGgttgtgacctctgaccccagggtCTTCAACCAGCAGCTgcccgagccccccggcccccgctgtgAGCTGGCGCCCTGGGGCGGCCCCGAGCTGGTGCCCGCACTGGTCTGTGccctctgctgcttcttcagCGTCGTCTACTGCTGCttcg GCTACCGCTGCTTCAAGGCCGTGATGTTCCTGTCCGGCCTGTTCGCCGGCTCCTTGGTCATCTTCCTGCTGTGCTACAGGGAGCGGGTGCTGGAGACGCAGCTGAGCCTGGAGGTCAGCGCGGGCATCGCCCTGGGCATCGGCCTCCTCTGCGGCCTGGTCACCGTGCTGGTGCGCAGCGTGGGCCTCTTCCTCACCGGGCTGCTGCTGGGGCTGGCgctgggggccggggccctgCTGGCCACGGAGCCCTGGTACCGGCCTCCCTCGGCCTGGGTGCCGGCGGGGCTGCTGGTGGGGCTGGCGCTGCTGGGGGCCCTGATGACCCTGCGCTGGCCGCGCCCTTTCACCATCCTGGGCACGGCCctgctgggggcggcggggctggTGGCCTGTGCCGACTACTTGGTGGAGGGGCTGGCCCTGGGCGGGCGGCTGGGCCAGCGGCTGCGGGCCGTGCCCGGGCTGCCGCCCCTCTGTTGGTACAGCTGGGCCCTGCTGGGCGCCTGGCCGGCCCTGGGCACGCTGGGGGCCGTGGCCCAGTGGCGGCTGACGGCGGAGGGGCGCGGGCGGCCGGACG CGCCGCTGAGCCGGCGGCGGGAGCGACTGCGGCTCCTGCAGCTCCGCCAGCGGGAGGCGAAACGGCGGCAGAGCCACGGGCCGGGGAGCGAGGGCGGATAccggcggccgcccccgccccgggcccggagcccgGCGGACGGCCTCGCTCCG AGCTACCTCCGCAGCCTGCGCGACCGGCCCCGAGCGCCGCGCTCCGCCCCGCACACCGTCCTGGACCTGGACTACGACAGCGGCTCCACCACCCCGCTCACCGCGCCCCCGGCCGGACGCCCCTGA